A window of the Synechococcus sp. JA-3-3Ab genome harbors these coding sequences:
- a CDS encoding NYN domain-containing protein — protein MLRLDPEPGFQPPDPFQDDRGRVAIFIDGSNLFYAALQMGIEIDYTRLLKTLTGRSPLLRSFFYTGVDRNNEKQQGFLLWMRRNGYRVVTKELTQLPDGSKRANLDVEIAVDMLSLVRWYETAVLVSGDGDLAYAVNAVSYQGARVEVVSLRSMTSDQLINLADRYIDLESIKDQIKKTNRPSYLYRPSFTTDEEDEG, from the coding sequence ATGTTGCGTCTTGATCCTGAGCCCGGCTTTCAGCCCCCGGATCCCTTCCAGGACGACCGTGGGCGCGTGGCCATCTTTATCGACGGATCCAACCTCTTCTATGCCGCCCTACAGATGGGCATTGAGATCGACTACACCCGCCTGCTGAAGACGCTGACCGGCCGTTCTCCCCTCCTGCGCTCCTTTTTCTACACCGGCGTCGATCGCAACAACGAAAAGCAGCAGGGGTTTTTGCTCTGGATGCGCCGCAACGGCTACCGTGTGGTTACCAAAGAGCTGACCCAACTGCCCGATGGCTCCAAGCGGGCCAATCTAGATGTGGAAATCGCTGTGGACATGTTGTCGCTGGTGCGCTGGTACGAGACGGCGGTGCTGGTGAGCGGCGATGGGGATCTGGCCTATGCAGTCAATGCCGTCAGCTACCAAGGGGCGCGGGTGGAGGTAGTTAGCCTGCGCTCGATGACCAGCGACCAGCTAATTAACTTGGCGGATCGCTACATCGACCTGGAGTCCATCAAGGATCAAATTAAGAAGACCAACCGCCCCTCCTACCTGTACCGACCGAGCTTCACCACCGATGAGGAGGACGAGGGGTAA